CGCGGAGCGGGGCCGGCCGCCGGATGATCGTCTTCTCCCGGACGAATTCGGACGGCGTTCCGTCCTGCGGCAGATACTCCTTGCCGTTCACCATCACATATTTGACCGTAACCAGCGCGTCGTCTTCTTCCTTCGGCATATGCTTGACGTTGAACACGTCGGTCGTCAGCAAGCCGGCCGCGCGTATTTTTTCGCTGGGAAGCTTGCCGGATACCGAAGAGACGGTCGCCGTCGTGATGCCTTCGGGCGTCTCGAACTTGGTTCGCTTGAACCAGTCGGGATGCAGCTCGTAGGCGGCATCCATCACTTTCGCCCAGATTTGCTTCGCCCTGAGCGTTCCGCAGCCGACAGGCTCTTTGGGGCACCCGGTGGCCCGCGTGGACAGCTTGTATTTGGGCTGTTCGTAGCCCGCCCACACCCCGACCGTTATGTCGGGCGAGTAGCCGACGAACCACGCATCGGCGTCGTCCTGGGTCGAGCCCGTTTTGCCGGCGACTTCGACCTTCTTGAAGTTTTTGAACAGCCGCTGCAGATCGGCCGCCGTGCTTCCCGGATCGGTGATCACCGTGCGCAGCATGCTCGTCATCAGATAAGCGGTCTGCTTGGAAAAGACCGTGGAAGGCGCCGGCTTGTGCTGATAGATGACCTTGCCCTGGGAATCGACGATCTTTTCGATCATATACGCGTCGTTGAAGACGCCGTCGTTCCCGAATGCCGCATACGCGTTCGTCATCTCCTCAACGGTCGTGCCGAACTGCAATCCGCCGATGACGCCCGTCTGGGCGTGCGCGTCCGATTCCGTAAGCGTGGTGATGCCGAGCTTGCGCGCGTAATCCCAAGCGGTCTCGATGCCGACGACGTCCAGGAACAGCTTCAGCGCCGGAATATTATACGACTTGTTGAGCGCGGTCCGCGCCGTAACCAGACCGTTGTACTTGGAGTTCCAGTTCTGCGGAATATGGAACTTCTTGACGCCGTCCTTCAGCACGATCGGCGCGTCGTCGATAACGCTGGCGGGTTGAAGCTTGCCCATCTCGATCGCCGGCGCGTAAGCGGCAATCGGCTTCATCGAGGAGCCGGGCTGCCGCTTCATCTGCGTCGCCAGGTTCATCTGCTCGATGAAGAAGCTGCGCCCTTCCATCATGCCGAGGATCGCGCCCGTCTTGTTGTCGATGACGACCGACGCGATCTGCTCCGGCCCCGATTCCTTGCCGTCCGGCGCGAACAACGCCGGATTTTCGGCGATGGCGCGCATCGACTCGTACATCGTCTTGTCGATCGTCGTATGAATGTGGTATCCGCCGCGCAAGAGCTCGTTCAGAACGTCCTTCGACGCCGCCGCGTATTCCGGCGTGCCGGGCTTCAGCTTCGGATGGCGCTCCTTCATCAGCACCTCGACGGCGACGCGTTCCGTCTCAAGCATCAGATACGGATACGTGTCGTACCCCTTGCGGCTCGGCGGGGCCAGGGACGCTTTCACGTCGAAGGCGAGAGCGGCCTCGTATTCGGCCGAAGTCAGCACGCCTTCTTCCAGCATGCGCTTGAGCACGAGCCGCTGCCGGTCCATCGCCCGCTTGAAGCCGGCTTCGTCGAATGCGCCTTTGCCTGTATAGGCGGAGTAGCTGCTCGGCGACTGCGGCAGTCCCGCCAGGTAAGCAGCCTGGGCGGCATTCAGCTCGTTCAGGTTGTCGATGCCGAAAATGCCTTTGGCCGCGGCTTTGATCCCGAACACGTTGTATCCGTTGGAGCCGTTGCCGAACGGAATTTTGTTCAGGTATGCCAGGAAAATCTGGTCCTTGGACATTAGCCGTTCAAGCCGGAGCGAGAGGAATATTTCCTTCGCCTTGCGCTCCCGGGTCTGCTCCAGCGACAGGAAGACGTTCCGCGCCAACTGCTGCGTGATCGTACTGCCGCCGGTCTGAACCGGAGCGTTCGTCGCCTGCTGGATGACGGCCCGCATCAGCCCCTTGAAGTCGACGCCCGGATGTTCGTAGAACCGGTTGTCTTCGACAGCGAGAAACGCGTTTTTCACCAGCTCCGGAATCTCGCTCAGCTCCGCCATCCGCCGGTCCTCCTCCGTCCGGAGCTGGCCGACGGGCTCGCCGCCGCGGAAATAGACGAAGCCCGTGATGGCGTTTTGTTCAACCTTCGCTTTGATTTCCTCCCGGCTTCGGACGGGTTCGTCCTTGACCAGCGTGGCGACGTATCCCGCCGCCGCGCCGCCGGCGAAGAAGCCGCAGACCAGAATCGCCGCGACGGTCCACTTCAGGACGCCTAACGCAATCCAGCCGGTTTTTTTGTAGAATGCCGCCTTTTTGTAAAACGGAATATTGGATTTCGACATAGAAACCTCCTTAGCCCAAACATCCACATTATAGCATAAGTCGCATGAACGGGTCACGAGCAGAGGAGAGACCGGCGTTGACACCGTGTCCGGGCTGTGATATAAAAAAGGAAATGCATCGATGGAGCCTCAGTAGCGCGCCGGATGCACGTCTCAGAGAGCCGGCGGCGGTGCGAGCCGGTACGGACTTGCGCGCGAATTACAGCTTCGGAGCAGGACGATGCGGACGTTGTCCGCACAGGTCCCGGGTTTGCGCCCGTTATCAGCGCGAGGTGAATGCGCCGCTTCCGCGAGAGTGCCGCGCATTAACGAGGGTGGTACCGCGAGAATGCCTTCTCGTCCCTTGGGGACGGGAAGGCTTTTTGTCGTATTCGAAAAAGCCGCAGCCGGCGCGCCGAATAGCCCGGACCGCAGAGGAAGCCGTGCTGGCACGGGCTCGCTCCGTCTCGCATGTGGGCTTTCGTGATGCTTATCATTTTTGCCGAAAGGGGTCATTCGCATGTCGGAATCAACCGCATGGAAGCAGTTAACGGACGAACAGCGCCGCGAAGTCGAGCGGCAGCTTGACATTTTGCGCCGGGGAACCGCGGAGATCGTGCCGGAGGACGGCCTGCGCGAGAAGCTGGCGGCTTCGGTCCGGGACGGGCGGCCGCTCCGGGTCAAGCTCGGGCTGGACCCGTCCGCTCCCGACATTCATATCGGCCATACGGTCGTTCTGCACAAGCTGCGCCAGTTCCAGGAGCTCGGACATCAGATTCAACTGCTGATCGGCGACTTTACCGGCCGGATCGGCGATCCGACCGGCAAGTCGGAGACGCGCAAGCCGCTGACCGAGGAGGACGTCAAACGCAACGCGGCGACGTACAAGCAGCAGATTTTCAAAATTCTCGATCCCGAATCGACGCAGGTTCACTTCAACGCCGATTGGCTGAGCCCGCTGACGTTCGCCGACGTGCTGCAATTGTCCGCCAAAGTGACGGTGGCGCGCATGCTGGAGCGCGACGATTTCACGAAGCGGTTCACGAACAACCAGCCGATCAGCCTCGTGGAGTTTTTCTACCCGCTCATGCAGGGATATGACTCCGTCGCGCTGGAAAGCGACGTGGAGCTCGGCGGAACCGACCAGAAGTTCAATCTGCTGATGGGGCGGACGCTGCAGCAGGCTTACGGCCAAAGTCCGCAGGTCACCATCATGATGCCGCTGCTGGAGGGACTGGACGGCGTCAATAAAATGAGCAAAAGCCTCGGCAACTACATCGGCATCGACGAAGAACCGAACCAGATTTACGGCAAGGCGATGTCCGTCCCGGACGAGCTGATGCTCAAGTATTTCGAACTGGCGACATCCGTCAGCAACGAAGAGCTCGCGGAGATTCGGACAGGGTTGTCCGACGGCACGATTCATCCGCGCGACCTGAAGATGCGGCTTGCCCGCACGTTCGTCGAAATGTTCCACGGCCCGGACGCGGCGGCGGAAGCGGAACGGCATTTTGTGACCGTCTTCCAGAAGCGCGAAATTCCGGACGAGATCGATGTGGTGGAGCTGCCGGCGGAGGCGCTGGAGAACGGAAAAATCCGCCTGACGAAGCTGCTGGTCGAGCTGGGCTTGCAGTCGTCAAACGGGGAAGCCCGCCGCAGCGTGCAGCAGGGCGCCGTGAAAATCAACGGGGAGAAGCAGGATGATCCGCTTGCCGAACTGGAACCCCGGGACGGGGACATCGTTCAGGTGGGCAAACGCAAGTTCGCCAGAATCAAGCGGAGCTAAGTCCGCTTGCGGCATGGTTTCGTACCGAATCGAAAGGGAGGAGCTTCAACATGTCCAACATCGGCGTATGGGAGCCGGCCGAACCGGGCGTCCGCCGCAAAATTTTGACGGTCGGCGAGTCGATCATGAACATGGTGGTCGAGTTCGAAGCGGGGGCGGAAGGGTACGAGCATTCCCATCCTCACGAGCAGTTGACGTATGTGCTGTCCGGTTCGTTCGAATTCCGCATCGGCGGAGAGAAGCGGATCGTCTTGGCGGGAGAGAGCATCTACATTCCGTCCGGCGTGCGGCACGGCGTAACGGCGCTTGAAGCCGGCGCTCTGCACGACGCCTTTACTCCCGTACGCGAGGACCTGGTCAAGCGCTGACTGACGCTTGCGCCCGGGTCGAAGGGCCGTCCGGACGTTCGCCGGCACGGCCCTTACCCATAAGAAGCGGGCTTGTTTGCCGCTCGCCCGGAACAACAAAAAAACCGCCCCGGATAGAGGCGGTTTTTTTGTTGTCGAGTCGACGGCCGGGGATTAACGGCTGTAGAACTCGACGATTTGTTTTTCGTCGATTTGGTCGGTAAGCTCCGAACGCTCCGGAAGACGGACGTATTTGCCTTCGAGAGTCGTGTCGTTGAATTCCAGATAGTTCGGGATGTGATGACGGCCGGCCAGCGCTTCCTTGATCACCGACAGGTTGCGGCTGCGCTCGCGGAGACCGATCACGTCGCCCGGCTGCACCGTGTAGGACGGGATGTCCACTTTGCGGCCGTTAACCGTTACGTGACCGTGAGCGACCAGTTGGCGGGCTCCCGCACGGGAGTTTGCCAGGCCGAGACGGTACACGAGATTGTCCAGACGGCTTTCAAGCAGGAACATGAAGTTTTCGCCGACGATACCTTTCAGTTTGCTTGCGCGCTCGAACAGGTTGCGGAATTGCTTTTCGCTCAGGCCGTACATATGGCGCAGTTTTTGTTTTTCTTGCAATTGCGCGCCGTAGCCGCTGATTTTTCTGCGGTTGTTGTTGCCGTGTTGTCCCGGAGGGAACGGACGTTTGCTCAGTTCTTTGCCGGTGCCGCTCAGGGAGATGCCCAGACGGCGGCTCAGTTTCCATTTCGGACCCGTATAACGTGCCATGTCAGTCTTGCTCCTTTTTTACTGGTTCAAATTTTACTGGTTCAAATGTCGTTATCGGGCATCGCGCCCATTATATATATGAAATGTGCCTACTTTTGTCACAGCGCGAACCGCGCCCGGCAGGCAATATTCAGCCGCGTCCTGCCGACGACAAAGGTAGCGAGGGTTGACACACACCACCATATTGTAGAAGAAACGCGCCGCCAAGTCAAGAAAAATCCGGGAACGCCAATTATTCTGTATCCACAGAACCAAGCAATAGTGCTTTGCTCCCAAAAATTATAGTATAATCGTAAATCATAGAAGTCAAACCCGATGGACAAGCATCGGACCGTGCGTCACAGGCGGCTCGCGAAAGCTAGGGAGGCATGGGATGAACGATCCAAACAACTTCTCATTCGTCGATATGACCTGTTCCGTGCCTGCTTTGTCAAGCGAAGCCTCCCTTCCGGAGGCCGCTTTGTCGGGGTTTTACGATTGGCTGGCGCGTCTGTCGGAACGAGCCGAAGCGCCGTCCGGCTGCTGGGTGCTGGCGGATTCCCAAGGCAAGCTGCTGGCGGCCGAGGGAGGGGCTCCCGCTGGCGAGCTGCGCGAACGGTCCGCGGCGGACGACGGTTCGCGGGACGAGCTGGCCGCGTTTTTCCGGCGGTTTGCGTCGCATGCTTTCGGCGTTGCGGGTGACTTCCCGTTCGGCGAATACCGCGCCTGCGGGGTGCCCGTCCAGCTCCGGGCGGACAATGCCCCGACGGCGCTTGTGTTTATCGCGCCTCCGGAAGTTGTCTCGGCCATAGCCGACCGGATCGGGCTGCTGGCGTTCGCGTTGGAGGCTTGCTGCCGGGAGGCGGTCAAGCGGGAGGAAGCGCGCAAGCAGTCGCTGTTATACGAGGCGGCGGCGCAACTGCATGCCAAAATCGACGTTGATTCGGTATTGTCGGAGACGCTCTCGTTTATCCGGCGCGTGTACCCGTTCGCCGACGTGGAGCTGTATTTGTCCCAGGACCGCACCTCCCAGTTGCCCGTCAAGCTGCTGAATTTCCAAAACATCGCCGACGATCCGTGCACGCAAGCGTTCATGAGCGGCAAAACGGTTGTCCAGGCCGGAGAAGACGGCGCGCAGCCCGTGGTCGCAGTCCCGCTGCGCGGACCGCAGGGCGTATACGGCGTCATGCGGCTGGAGTTCGGCTCGCCGCCCGATGCGGACGATCTTCGTCTGGTCGCCAGCCTGGCGGATACGGCCGGCTCCGCCTTCGAGAACGCAAGGCTGTACGAGCAGTCCAATATGCTGATTCACGAGCTGCAGGTGATCAACGAGATCACCAAGCGGCTCACGCAAAGCCTGAAGCTGAGCGACATTTACCAATTCGCGTCCAACGAGCTGATCCATATTTTCGGCGCCGAGTTTTGCTGCATTCTCGAATTGGACACGGCGTCCCGGCGCATGATCGTGCAGGCCAGCAACCTTCCGGCGATGTTCAACGAGCATTTTTCGATCGATTACGGCTTCGCGGGCATGGTGTACAAAACGCAGGAACCGATCATCATATCCGATTATACGCGCAATCCGAAAGTCAAATCCAAGCTGATGGAGATTACGGGCTCCCGCTCCCTGATCGCCAGCCCGATCATCGTGGGCTCGGAGGTGCGGGGAGCGATTTTGGTGGCGCACCGGATTCCGAACTTTTTCTCCTACGACAACTTCAAGCTGCTGCAGGTGCTGTCGGGCCATATCGGCCTGGCGATGTCCAATGCGTCGCTGCATGCCGAGGTGCGGCGAATGGCGGTGACCGACCATTTGACGGGACTTTACGTGAGGCGTTATCTGGACGAGCAGATCGCCATGCAGCAGCGCAAGGATTTGTGCGGAACGCTGGTGCTGATCGATGTCGACAATTTCAAAATGATCAACGACACGTACGGGCATCAGGTCGGGGATCGGGTGCTGATCCAGATCAGCTCGGTGATCCGTTCGTGTATCCGCGAAACCGACATTCCGGTGCGGTGGGGCGGAGAGGAGCTGGCCGTGTATTTGCCGCAGGTGCGCGTCGATCAGGCTCTGCGAGTCGCGGACCGCATTCGCACGCAGGTGGCGCAGGTGACCGATCCCCGGGTAACGATCTCCTGCGGCTTGGCCGACTGGAGCAAGGAGTCGGAGAGGCAAGCGGTCGAGGCGCTGTTCCAGCGGGCGGACGTCGCGCTGTATCAAGCGAAGGAAGCGGGCAAAAACAACATTCAAATCGCGCGGTGAGCGGGGCTCCCGCGTTTTGTTTTGCGCCGCATGGACATTCCTCCCTGGGGTACGCTATACGTATCCGATAGAATAAGGAGGGAGCGGGATGTCCGTACGGAAGAATGGCGGGCGGGTGCGTCTGTCGGCCGCGCTGGCCGCGTTGGCCGCGGGCTTGTCCGGATGTACGGGGGCGGGGGCTCTCGGGGAGGATCCGGAGACGATGCTAACGATGGCGCTGGACGCCCTCGTGACGAGCGGCTCCGTTCCGTTTGCCGCGAAGACGGAGTTTATCGAGGAGCAAGCGGGAGTAACGCTGACGGGACCGGAACGATACGGCGAGATGGACGCCGGGCAGGGTGTC
This DNA window, taken from Paenibacillus thermoaerophilus, encodes the following:
- a CDS encoding transglycosylase domain-containing protein; this encodes MSKSNIPFYKKAAFYKKTGWIALGVLKWTVAAILVCGFFAGGAAAGYVATLVKDEPVRSREEIKAKVEQNAITGFVYFRGGEPVGQLRTEEDRRMAELSEIPELVKNAFLAVEDNRFYEHPGVDFKGLMRAVIQQATNAPVQTGGSTITQQLARNVFLSLEQTRERKAKEIFLSLRLERLMSKDQIFLAYLNKIPFGNGSNGYNVFGIKAAAKGIFGIDNLNELNAAQAAYLAGLPQSPSSYSAYTGKGAFDEAGFKRAMDRQRLVLKRMLEEGVLTSAEYEAALAFDVKASLAPPSRKGYDTYPYLMLETERVAVEVLMKERHPKLKPGTPEYAAASKDVLNELLRGGYHIHTTIDKTMYESMRAIAENPALFAPDGKESGPEQIASVVIDNKTGAILGMMEGRSFFIEQMNLATQMKRQPGSSMKPIAAYAPAIEMGKLQPASVIDDAPIVLKDGVKKFHIPQNWNSKYNGLVTARTALNKSYNIPALKLFLDVVGIETAWDYARKLGITTLTESDAHAQTGVIGGLQFGTTVEEMTNAYAAFGNDGVFNDAYMIEKIVDSQGKVIYQHKPAPSTVFSKQTAYLMTSMLRTVITDPGSTAADLQRLFKNFKKVEVAGKTGSTQDDADAWFVGYSPDITVGVWAGYEQPKYKLSTRATGCPKEPVGCGTLRAKQIWAKVMDAAYELHPDWFKRTKFETPEGITTATVSSVSGKLPSEKIRAAGLLTTDVFNVKHMPKEEDDALVTVKYVMVNGKEYLPQDGTPSEFVREKTIIRRPAPLRDILKNIEEALQQLPAKDRKPIEHYIPVDYNGDPPSETDPRADDGKPPVAPAFTVAANGNHAVLTLTASPSPDVVGYRIYRSAGDNRFVRVAGAVIYAGEAELTYTDTLPGGGTFGYYVTAVDVAGNESPPGTPVYTDGRAGTAPAGPEQNGGNGSGNPGSPLPLPGENGSGEHPPASKPSAPENLAVKASGAGIELEWKKNPAEQSVERYEIYYSEEQNGTYRKIGTAKLNRFAYYALVYDGWYRVTAVNAAGESAPSKSVRYEAPDNE
- the tyrS gene encoding tyrosine--tRNA ligase — translated: MSESTAWKQLTDEQRREVERQLDILRRGTAEIVPEDGLREKLAASVRDGRPLRVKLGLDPSAPDIHIGHTVVLHKLRQFQELGHQIQLLIGDFTGRIGDPTGKSETRKPLTEEDVKRNAATYKQQIFKILDPESTQVHFNADWLSPLTFADVLQLSAKVTVARMLERDDFTKRFTNNQPISLVEFFYPLMQGYDSVALESDVELGGTDQKFNLLMGRTLQQAYGQSPQVTIMMPLLEGLDGVNKMSKSLGNYIGIDEEPNQIYGKAMSVPDELMLKYFELATSVSNEELAEIRTGLSDGTIHPRDLKMRLARTFVEMFHGPDAAAEAERHFVTVFQKREIPDEIDVVELPAEALENGKIRLTKLLVELGLQSSNGEARRSVQQGAVKINGEKQDDPLAELEPRDGDIVQVGKRKFARIKRS
- a CDS encoding cupin domain-containing protein, whose product is MSNIGVWEPAEPGVRRKILTVGESIMNMVVEFEAGAEGYEHSHPHEQLTYVLSGSFEFRIGGEKRIVLAGESIYIPSGVRHGVTALEAGALHDAFTPVREDLVKR
- the rpsD gene encoding 30S ribosomal protein S4 yields the protein MARYTGPKWKLSRRLGISLSGTGKELSKRPFPPGQHGNNNRRKISGYGAQLQEKQKLRHMYGLSEKQFRNLFERASKLKGIVGENFMFLLESRLDNLVYRLGLANSRAGARQLVAHGHVTVNGRKVDIPSYTVQPGDVIGLRERSRNLSVIKEALAGRHHIPNYLEFNDTTLEGKYVRLPERSELTDQIDEKQIVEFYSR
- a CDS encoding sensor domain-containing diguanylate cyclase, with translation MNDPNNFSFVDMTCSVPALSSEASLPEAALSGFYDWLARLSERAEAPSGCWVLADSQGKLLAAEGGAPAGELRERSAADDGSRDELAAFFRRFASHAFGVAGDFPFGEYRACGVPVQLRADNAPTALVFIAPPEVVSAIADRIGLLAFALEACCREAVKREEARKQSLLYEAAAQLHAKIDVDSVLSETLSFIRRVYPFADVELYLSQDRTSQLPVKLLNFQNIADDPCTQAFMSGKTVVQAGEDGAQPVVAVPLRGPQGVYGVMRLEFGSPPDADDLRLVASLADTAGSAFENARLYEQSNMLIHELQVINEITKRLTQSLKLSDIYQFASNELIHIFGAEFCCILELDTASRRMIVQASNLPAMFNEHFSIDYGFAGMVYKTQEPIIISDYTRNPKVKSKLMEITGSRSLIASPIIVGSEVRGAILVAHRIPNFFSYDNFKLLQVLSGHIGLAMSNASLHAEVRRMAVTDHLTGLYVRRYLDEQIAMQQRKDLCGTLVLIDVDNFKMINDTYGHQVGDRVLIQISSVIRSCIRETDIPVRWGGEELAVYLPQVRVDQALRVADRIRTQVAQVTDPRVTISCGLADWSKESERQAVEALFQRADVALYQAKEAGKNNIQIAR